The proteins below come from a single Mycolicibacterium sp. TY81 genomic window:
- a CDS encoding DUF58 domain-containing protein has product MTEPREVELRWRASSLTKAIATCAGVALAAAVLGPRWQLVAFAAPLLGVLCSISWQRPSAKVYVQGRPGLTRCFEDDETRLTVWVTTDAPTIAAEVTVSVESGMDIEVLEGSAAPLQTVAVRAERWGRYPIRAVVDAVAGGGLLAGTGTVETAEVFVFPVAPPQSTPIPRIELPDRLGTHLTRHVGPGVEYADVRAYLPGDQLRTINWPVSARRGRLHVTERLTHRAADVVVLIDTSMQPLGPASAAMERVVLGAAQVVQSALRNGDRAGIVALGSARPRWIGADIGQRQFYRVLDAAMAVGREYETTTGTLAPRAAVPPGAIVFAFSTLLDTAFALALTELRNRRHTVVAVDVLEGPPFDGERDPTLARMWALQRHAMYRDMGIVGVDVVPWPSTVTLDQALRLMPARRRAARR; this is encoded by the coding sequence ATGACCGAGCCCCGTGAAGTCGAATTACGCTGGCGTGCCTCATCGCTCACGAAGGCCATCGCCACCTGTGCCGGCGTGGCCCTCGCCGCCGCCGTGCTGGGTCCGCGGTGGCAGCTCGTCGCCTTCGCGGCGCCGCTGCTCGGTGTGTTGTGCTCGATCAGTTGGCAGCGCCCGTCTGCCAAGGTGTACGTGCAGGGGCGGCCGGGGCTGACCCGCTGTTTCGAGGACGACGAGACGCGGCTGACGGTGTGGGTGACGACGGACGCGCCGACCATCGCGGCCGAGGTGACGGTGTCGGTCGAATCAGGCATGGACATCGAGGTTCTCGAGGGCAGTGCCGCACCGCTGCAGACCGTCGCGGTGCGGGCCGAGCGCTGGGGACGCTATCCGATCCGGGCCGTCGTCGACGCGGTGGCGGGCGGGGGACTGCTGGCCGGGACGGGCACTGTCGAAACCGCCGAAGTCTTCGTCTTTCCCGTTGCCCCGCCCCAATCGACACCCATACCGCGTATCGAACTACCTGACAGGCTCGGCACGCATCTCACCCGGCACGTCGGACCGGGCGTCGAGTATGCGGACGTCCGTGCCTATCTTCCCGGCGACCAGTTGCGCACCATCAACTGGCCGGTGAGCGCCCGCCGGGGCCGGCTTCATGTCACCGAACGGTTGACCCACCGCGCCGCGGACGTGGTCGTGCTCATCGACACGAGCATGCAGCCTCTCGGCCCGGCCTCTGCCGCGATGGAGCGGGTCGTGCTCGGCGCCGCGCAGGTGGTGCAGAGCGCGCTGCGGAATGGTGACCGCGCCGGCATCGTCGCGCTCGGTAGCGCGCGGCCGCGGTGGATCGGCGCCGACATCGGTCAGAGGCAGTTCTACCGCGTGCTCGACGCCGCGATGGCCGTCGGGCGGGAATACGAAACCACGACAGGCACATTGGCGCCGCGCGCGGCCGTCCCGCCGGGCGCGATCGTGTTCGCCTTCTCGACGTTGCTCGACACCGCATTCGCGTTGGCACTCACCGAGTTGCGGAACCGCCGGCACACCGTGGTGGCGGTCGACGTACTGGAAGGGCCTCCGTTCGACGGCGAGCGGGATCCGACGCTGGCCCGCATGTGGGCGCTGCAGCGCCACGCGATGTACCGCGACATGGGGATCGTCGGCGTCGACGTCGTGCCGTGGCCGTCGACTGTCACTCTGGATCAGGCGCTGCGGTTGATGCCGGCACGCCGGCGGGCCGCGAGGCGGTGA
- a CDS encoding MoxR family ATPase, producing the protein MTMPAELTTAHSEAVLDEIERVVVGKRAALTLILTAVLAGGHVLIEDLPGLGKTLIAKSFARALGLAFTRVQFTPDLLPADLLGSTIYDMQSGRFEFRRGPIFTNLLLGDEINRTPPKTQAALLEAMAESQVSIDGETHRLPAPFIVLATDNPIEYEGTYPLPEAQLDRFAVRVELKYLSGTDETVMLRRRLERGSAEPMVKQIVDAHDLLAMRESVEQVTVHDDVLHYVVSLAAASRSHPQVVVGASPRAELDLVQLARARALLFGRDYVIPEDVKALAIPVISHRISLKPEMWVRSVHGSDIVAQLLQRLPVPRTRGGPS; encoded by the coding sequence ATGACCATGCCGGCGGAGCTGACGACGGCCCATTCCGAGGCGGTGCTCGACGAGATCGAACGCGTTGTGGTGGGCAAGCGAGCCGCGTTGACCCTGATCTTGACCGCCGTGCTCGCGGGTGGCCATGTGCTCATCGAGGACCTCCCGGGACTGGGAAAGACGTTGATCGCCAAGTCTTTTGCGCGAGCGCTGGGCCTGGCCTTCACCCGTGTGCAGTTCACGCCGGACCTGCTGCCCGCTGATCTGCTCGGTTCGACCATCTACGACATGCAGTCCGGGCGGTTCGAGTTCCGGCGCGGGCCGATCTTCACCAACCTGCTGCTGGGCGACGAGATCAACCGGACGCCGCCCAAGACGCAGGCCGCACTGCTGGAGGCCATGGCGGAAAGCCAGGTGAGCATCGACGGCGAAACCCACCGGTTGCCGGCACCGTTCATCGTCCTTGCCACGGACAACCCCATCGAGTACGAGGGCACCTATCCACTGCCGGAGGCACAGCTCGACAGGTTCGCGGTCCGAGTCGAACTGAAGTACCTGTCGGGTACCGACGAAACGGTGATGCTGCGCCGCCGCCTCGAACGTGGTTCCGCCGAGCCGATGGTGAAACAGATTGTCGATGCCCATGATCTGCTCGCCATGCGCGAGTCGGTCGAGCAGGTGACGGTGCACGACGACGTCCTGCACTACGTGGTGTCACTGGCGGCGGCCAGTCGCAGTCACCCGCAGGTGGTCGTCGGAGCCAGCCCCCGGGCCGAGCTCGATCTCGTGCAACTGGCCCGTGCGCGTGCGCTGTTGTTCGGCCGGGACTACGTGATCCCTGAGGACGTCAAAGCACTTGCCATTCCGGTGATTTCGCACCGGATCAGCCTCAAGCCGGAGATGTGGGTCCGCAGTGTCCACGGCAGCGACATCGTGGCACAGCTACTGCAACGCCTGCCCGTGCCGCGGACCCGTGGTGGGCCGTCGTGA
- a CDS encoding DUF4129 domain-containing protein, translated as MNGSDKALGRVVALLALLFVVSLALRGHLPGSGHPQPDKRPSGTASQVGIDTLLVVSVLIVAIALIASLRRPRTADASAAFQLPGSFDGKLTWKPVRRLLLIGGAVFLAWLVILLLLSHLQLLQLPALPFAEPPQNRAPITPVPSPPPSPAPVRPPMSPPQQEPSVFGYLLAATVMMLLLWAVGGVLVRRSRRAPELQPPVVDGPEPMIGESTPETLTRAAEFGLAEIGDRSRGPRESIIACYAAMERALADAPGAAPQESDTPSEVLARAVEHHALHAGSATELVALFAEARFSPHVMTEHHRETAAGALLRVLDELRSLT; from the coding sequence ATGAACGGTAGCGACAAGGCGTTGGGGCGTGTGGTCGCGCTGCTCGCACTGCTGTTCGTCGTTTCCCTCGCCCTGCGCGGCCATCTGCCCGGCAGCGGTCACCCGCAGCCCGACAAGCGGCCAAGCGGCACCGCGAGCCAGGTGGGCATCGACACCCTGCTGGTCGTCTCGGTGCTCATCGTCGCGATCGCCTTGATCGCATCGCTCCGGCGTCCGAGGACGGCCGATGCGTCGGCGGCCTTCCAGTTGCCGGGGTCGTTCGACGGCAAGCTCACGTGGAAGCCCGTCCGCCGTCTGCTGCTGATCGGTGGCGCGGTGTTCCTCGCCTGGTTGGTGATCCTGCTCCTGCTGTCACATCTGCAGCTGCTGCAACTACCTGCTCTGCCCTTCGCGGAACCCCCGCAGAACAGAGCGCCGATCACCCCGGTGCCATCGCCGCCGCCGTCACCGGCACCGGTGCGGCCGCCCATGTCGCCGCCGCAACAGGAGCCCAGCGTCTTCGGCTACCTGCTCGCCGCCACCGTGATGATGTTGCTGCTGTGGGCTGTCGGCGGTGTCCTGGTCCGCAGAAGCCGGCGTGCTCCCGAACTGCAGCCGCCGGTCGTCGACGGCCCGGAACCGATGATCGGGGAGTCCACACCGGAAACCCTCACGCGGGCAGCGGAATTCGGCCTGGCCGAGATCGGCGACCGCAGCCGGGGGCCCCGCGAGTCGATCATCGCCTGCTACGCCGCAATGGAGCGGGCTCTGGCGGACGCTCCCGGCGCCGCGCCACAGGAATCGGACACGCCGTCTGAAGTACTCGCCCGGGCCGTCGAACACCATGCACTGCACGCGGGCAGCGCGACCGAGCTGGTCGCCTTGTTCGCCGAGGCGCGCTTCAGCCCGCACGTCATGACCGAGCACCACCGCGAGACCGCCGCCGGGGCGCTGCTCCGGGTACTCGACGAGTTGCGGAGCCTGACATGA
- a CDS encoding ABC transporter substrate-binding protein: MAVTGVVLAASGCSLEGARGNYGTGPDAIITVNGGEPQNGLVPTNTNENMGGRIVDSLFTGLYSYTADGKPVLANAESVDTTDNQNYTVHLRRDWTFTDGTPVRAENYVRAWNFGAATVNGQLQQSFFSPIEGYDAVAAEGSSLTEMAGLKVVDDYTFTVRLTSPNIDFKLGLGFTPFKPLPDVFFAEGAAKFGEHPVGNGPYMLKGPDAWLHNVKLDVVRNPNYQGPDKPKNGGLSFIFYSSFDTAYTDLESGNLDVLDTVPVSALGTYKKVLGKRALTKPTAQNLQLGIPYFLPHFSGEEGRLRRAAISMAINRPEIIKAIFRGARGAAEDFTARSLPGWDANIPGNDVLKFDPVKAKQLWAQADAIAPWSGSFAVAYNSDGDHQVWVDALSNQLKNALGIDAHGAPQPTFKQVRDEITKRTIRTAFRSGWQGDYPSMIEFLQPQFVTGAGSNDPVYSSPAFDAKLIEAERALDPNQSYALVNQAQAILLHDLPVIPLWDYIAAGGVGPGVTAQLTWNGLADFTQITKGDDAENTKG; this comes from the coding sequence GTGGCGGTGACGGGCGTGGTGCTGGCCGCGTCGGGATGCAGCCTGGAAGGCGCGCGCGGTAACTACGGCACCGGCCCGGACGCGATCATCACCGTCAACGGCGGTGAGCCACAGAACGGTCTGGTGCCCACCAACACGAACGAGAACATGGGTGGCCGCATCGTCGATTCGTTGTTCACGGGGCTGTACAGCTACACCGCTGACGGTAAGCCGGTACTGGCGAATGCGGAGTCGGTGGACACCACCGACAATCAGAACTACACCGTTCACCTCAGACGGGACTGGACCTTCACCGACGGCACCCCGGTGCGCGCCGAAAACTACGTCCGCGCATGGAATTTCGGTGCGGCGACCGTCAACGGACAACTGCAACAGAGCTTCTTCTCACCGATCGAGGGGTACGACGCCGTCGCCGCCGAGGGTTCCTCGCTGACCGAGATGGCGGGCCTGAAGGTGGTGGACGACTACACCTTCACGGTGCGCCTCACCAGCCCCAACATCGACTTCAAACTGGGGCTCGGATTCACGCCGTTCAAGCCATTGCCCGATGTGTTCTTCGCCGAGGGCGCAGCCAAGTTCGGCGAGCATCCCGTCGGGAACGGCCCCTACATGCTGAAGGGCCCGGACGCCTGGCTGCACAACGTCAAGCTCGATGTGGTGCGCAACCCGAATTACCAGGGTCCGGACAAGCCGAAGAACGGTGGCCTGAGCTTCATCTTCTACAGCAGCTTCGACACCGCGTACACCGACCTCGAGTCCGGCAACCTCGACGTGCTCGACACGGTCCCGGTGAGCGCATTGGGCACCTACAAGAAGGTGCTCGGGAAAAGGGCGCTGACCAAACCGACCGCCCAGAACCTGCAGCTCGGAATCCCCTATTTCCTCCCGCATTTCAGCGGCGAGGAGGGTCGCCTGCGACGCGCGGCGATCTCGATGGCGATCAACCGGCCCGAGATCATCAAGGCGATCTTCCGCGGCGCCCGCGGCGCGGCGGAAGACTTCACCGCCCGGTCGCTACCGGGCTGGGACGCGAATATCCCGGGCAATGACGTGCTGAAGTTCGATCCGGTCAAAGCCAAGCAACTGTGGGCGCAGGCTGACGCGATCGCGCCATGGTCGGGATCGTTCGCGGTCGCGTACAACTCCGACGGCGATCACCAGGTGTGGGTGGACGCGCTGTCGAACCAGTTGAAGAACGCGCTCGGCATCGACGCGCACGGCGCTCCGCAGCCGACGTTCAAGCAGGTCCGGGACGAAATCACTAAGCGGACCATCCGGACCGCGTTCCGCAGCGGGTGGCAAGGCGACTATCCGTCGATGATCGAATTCCTGCAGCCGCAGTTCGTGACCGGCGCCGGCTCCAATGATCCGGTCTACAGTTCACCGGCGTTCGACGCGAAGCTGATCGAGGCTGAACGGGCGCTCGATCCGAACCAGTCGTATGCGCTGGTCAATCAGGCCCAGGCGATCCTGCTGCACGACCTCCCGGTGATCCCGCTCTGGGACTACATCGCGGCCGGCGGCGTCGGACCAGGTGTGACGGCCCAGCTGACCTGGAACGGTCTGGCCGATTTCACCCAGATCACCAAGGGCGACGACGCCGAGAACACCAAGGGATAA
- a CDS encoding ABC transporter permease, producing MLRYGLSRLGQVVIVFFGATFLIYALVFLLPADPISALGGGKPMSPALIATLRAQYHLDQPFYSQYWHYISGVFRLDFGTSFSGQPVFDVMKRAFPVTVDLALIALAVEAVFGVTFGVLAGLNKGKWFDTTILIVTLLIVAVPIFVIGFAAQYLFGVRWQLLPVTVGGHLDVYHLLLPGFVLGAVSFAYVVRLTRSSVAQNLSADYVRTATAKGLSRPRVILVHVLRNSLIQVVTFLGADLGVLMGGAIVTEGIFNIPGVGGTIYQAVIRGESSTVVSFVTVLVLIYLASNVVVDLLYAALDPRIRYA from the coding sequence ATGCTGAGATACGGATTGAGCCGGCTCGGGCAGGTGGTGATCGTGTTCTTCGGCGCCACCTTCCTGATCTATGCGCTCGTCTTCCTACTGCCCGCCGACCCGATCTCCGCGCTGGGCGGCGGTAAGCCCATGTCGCCCGCGCTGATCGCGACGCTGCGCGCGCAGTACCACCTGGACCAGCCGTTCTACTCGCAGTACTGGCACTACATCAGCGGGGTGTTCCGGTTGGACTTCGGCACCTCCTTCTCGGGCCAGCCGGTGTTCGACGTGATGAAACGGGCCTTCCCCGTCACCGTCGATCTCGCGCTCATCGCGCTCGCCGTCGAGGCGGTGTTCGGTGTGACGTTCGGCGTGCTCGCGGGTCTGAACAAGGGCAAGTGGTTCGACACCACGATCCTGATCGTGACGCTCCTGATCGTCGCCGTCCCGATCTTCGTGATCGGCTTTGCGGCGCAGTACCTGTTCGGTGTGCGCTGGCAGCTCTTGCCCGTCACCGTTGGCGGCCATCTCGACGTCTATCACCTGCTGCTGCCCGGATTCGTGCTCGGTGCGGTGTCGTTCGCATACGTTGTCCGGCTGACCCGCTCGTCGGTCGCGCAGAACCTCTCGGCGGACTACGTGCGGACCGCGACGGCGAAGGGGCTGTCCCGCCCGCGGGTGATCCTGGTGCACGTCCTGCGCAACTCGCTGATCCAGGTGGTGACGTTTCTCGGCGCCGACCTCGGTGTGCTGATGGGCGGCGCGATCGTGACGGAAGGCATCTTCAACATTCCGGGAGTGGGCGGAACCATCTATCAGGCGGTGATCCGGGGCGAGTCGTCGACCGTCGTGTCCTTCGTGACCGTGCTCGTGCTCATCTACCTGGCGTCCAACGTGGTGGTCGACCTGCTCTATGCCGCCCTCGACCCGAGGATCCGCTATGCCTGA
- a CDS encoding ABC transporter permease, whose amino-acid sequence MPEPQTQPTRYPGQERFVAGPDVVSVAAIDAVAADVDPAGFWKSAWLELRTKPEFIVSMVLLAVIVVVVLFPGLFTSQDPHYGSLEQSLLPPSSAHWFGTDRQGYDIYTRTIYGARASVAVGVLTTIVVVLIGGLLGAVAGFFGGWIDSVIARLSDVFFGIPLILAAVVTMQMISSRTVFTVVIVLAIFSWPQIARIARSAAIAVRNEEFITASRSLGASRVRTLFTHVIPNALGPVIVVGTISLGIFIVTEATLSYLGIGLPSTAVSWGIDIAAGQQLLREGTPILFYPAAALAITVLTFMMLGDVLRDALDPKARTR is encoded by the coding sequence ATGCCTGAGCCCCAGACGCAACCCACCCGCTACCCCGGCCAGGAGCGTTTCGTCGCGGGCCCGGACGTGGTCAGCGTCGCCGCGATCGACGCGGTCGCCGCCGATGTGGATCCCGCCGGCTTCTGGAAGTCGGCATGGCTGGAGCTGCGCACCAAGCCGGAGTTCATCGTGTCGATGGTGTTGCTGGCCGTGATCGTGGTCGTCGTGCTCTTCCCGGGACTGTTCACCAGCCAGGACCCGCATTACGGTTCGCTCGAGCAGTCGCTGCTGCCGCCCAGTTCCGCGCACTGGTTCGGGACCGACCGGCAGGGCTACGACATCTACACCCGGACGATCTACGGCGCCCGCGCCTCGGTGGCGGTGGGCGTGCTGACCACGATCGTCGTGGTCCTGATCGGCGGCCTGCTCGGCGCCGTAGCCGGGTTCTTCGGCGGCTGGATCGACTCGGTGATCGCGCGGCTGTCGGACGTCTTCTTCGGTATCCCGCTGATTCTCGCGGCGGTGGTCACGATGCAGATGATCAGTTCTCGCACCGTGTTCACCGTGGTGATCGTGCTCGCGATCTTCAGCTGGCCGCAGATCGCGCGCATCGCCCGATCGGCCGCGATCGCGGTCCGCAACGAGGAGTTCATCACCGCGTCGCGGTCGCTGGGCGCGTCCCGGGTGCGCACCCTGTTCACCCACGTCATACCCAACGCGCTGGGCCCGGTGATCGTCGTCGGCACCATCTCGCTGGGCATCTTCATCGTCACCGAGGCGACGCTGTCGTATCTCGGTATCGGACTACCGTCCACGGCAGTGTCGTGGGGCATCGACATCGCGGCCGGGCAGCAATTGCTCCGCGAGGGCACGCCCATCCTGTTCTACCCGGCGGCGGCGCTGGCGATCACTGTGCTCACCTTCATGATGCTCGGTGACGTGCTGCGCGACGCGCTGGACCCGAAGGCGAGGACCCGCTGA
- a CDS encoding ABC transporter ATP-binding protein → MTQTPNEGAAPLLDIRDLQVDFRAQGKSVPAVRGVSLTVYPGQTVAIVGESGSGKSTTAAAVLGLLPGTGKVTGGQILFDGQDLATASRRDFEKIRGSGVGLVPQDPNTNLNPVWRVGFQIRETLQANGAAKRGDARKRAIALLSEAGMRDADKRVNQFPHEYSGGMRQRALIAIGLACRPKLLIADEPTSALDVTVQRQILDHLEELTTELGTAVLLITHDLGLAAERASHLVVMYKGRVVESGPALQILQDPHHEYTKRLVRAAPSLAARRTDGELVGDQALPLKVGTTQHASSGPQDVLVTTNLIKDFPIRGAVPFRGGSTFRAVNDVSFTLRRGTTTAVVGESGSGKSTVARMVLGLLEATSGTVHFDGKDVTSLRGADAKEFRRRVQPVFQNPYGSLDPMYSIYRAIAEPLNIHGIGDKSSRTARVKELLDLVALPQSVMQRFPNELSGGQRQRVAIARALALNPEVVVCDEAVSALDVLVQAQILTLLRDLQNELGLSYLFITHDLAVVKEIAHNVIVMSRGEVVDSGPTDQVYENPTSDYTRMLIDAIPGGTIELAG, encoded by the coding sequence ATGACCCAGACACCGAACGAGGGCGCCGCGCCGCTGCTCGACATCCGCGACCTGCAGGTCGACTTCCGCGCGCAGGGCAAGTCGGTGCCGGCGGTGCGAGGCGTGAGCCTGACCGTCTATCCAGGGCAGACGGTGGCCATCGTCGGCGAGTCCGGGTCGGGTAAATCGACCACGGCCGCCGCGGTGCTCGGACTGTTGCCGGGGACCGGCAAGGTGACCGGCGGTCAGATCCTGTTCGACGGCCAGGACCTGGCCACCGCGTCGCGCCGCGACTTCGAGAAGATCCGGGGCAGCGGCGTGGGTCTGGTCCCGCAGGACCCCAACACGAACCTGAACCCGGTGTGGCGCGTCGGATTTCAGATCCGCGAAACCTTGCAGGCCAATGGCGCGGCGAAGCGGGGTGACGCGCGCAAACGCGCCATCGCGCTGCTCAGCGAGGCCGGCATGCGCGACGCCGACAAACGGGTCAATCAGTTCCCGCATGAGTACTCGGGCGGCATGCGCCAGCGGGCGCTGATCGCGATCGGGCTCGCCTGCCGGCCGAAGCTGCTGATCGCCGATGAGCCGACCTCGGCCCTGGACGTGACGGTGCAACGGCAGATTCTGGACCATCTCGAGGAGTTGACCACCGAGCTCGGCACCGCGGTCCTACTCATCACGCACGATCTCGGCCTGGCCGCGGAACGCGCCAGCCACCTTGTCGTCATGTACAAGGGCCGGGTGGTCGAGTCGGGACCCGCCCTGCAGATCCTGCAGGACCCCCACCACGAGTACACCAAGCGGCTGGTGCGCGCGGCGCCCTCCTTGGCCGCGCGGCGCACCGACGGCGAGCTCGTGGGCGACCAGGCGCTGCCGCTCAAGGTCGGGACCACCCAGCACGCGTCGTCGGGCCCTCAGGACGTGCTGGTCACGACCAACTTGATCAAAGACTTCCCGATCCGCGGTGCCGTCCCGTTCCGCGGCGGCTCGACCTTTCGTGCCGTGAACGATGTCAGTTTCACGCTGCGACGCGGGACGACCACCGCGGTGGTCGGCGAGTCCGGCTCGGGAAAGTCGACGGTGGCGCGCATGGTGCTGGGACTGTTGGAGGCGACCTCGGGCACAGTGCATTTCGACGGTAAGGACGTCACATCGCTGCGGGGCGCCGACGCGAAGGAGTTCCGCCGCCGGGTACAGCCGGTGTTCCAGAACCCGTACGGGTCACTGGATCCGATGTACTCCATCTACCGGGCGATCGCCGAGCCGCTGAACATCCACGGCATCGGAGACAAGTCCTCCCGCACCGCTCGCGTGAAGGAGCTGCTGGACCTGGTCGCACTGCCGCAGTCGGTCATGCAGCGCTTCCCCAACGAGCTGTCCGGCGGGCAGCGGCAGCGCGTCGCGATCGCCCGTGCCCTCGCGCTCAACCCCGAGGTGGTGGTGTGCGACGAGGCGGTGTCGGCGTTGGACGTGCTTGTGCAGGCACAGATCCTGACGCTCCTGCGCGATCTGCAGAACGAGCTCGGCCTGAGCTACCTGTTCATCACCCACGATCTGGCAGTGGTGAAGGAGATCGCCCACAACGTGATCGTGATGTCACGCGGCGAGGTGGTGGATTCCGGGCCCACCGACCAGGTGTACGAGAACCCGACGTCGGACTACACCCGGATGTTGATCGACGCGATCCCAGGCGGGACGATCGAGCTCGCCGGCTGA